One region of Labrus mixtus chromosome 1, fLabMix1.1, whole genome shotgun sequence genomic DNA includes:
- the lpcat2 gene encoding lysophosphatidylcholine acyltransferase 2 yields the protein MPPQRVFPLPRQQSLLLPAVINPFVQDTKLTKAAVIKCVLLGIFLVPVRAILISLVLMVTWPVSVIITFKHPLKGAVEPMRGWRRFMCRRVMAALGRAYYFCMGFRVVIKGKQVNSSEAPILAVAPHSTFFDGIVCIVAGLPSTVSRVENLATPIFGRFVRCLQPVLVSRKDPDSRKNTIQEIDSRAKSGGHWPQVLIFPEGTCTNRSCLITFKQGAFIPGVPVQPILMRYPNKLDTVSWTWQGFGAMKLLLLTLCQLYTTVEIEFLPPHIPTEEEKKTPSLFASRVRDSMAQALGVPVTDHTYEDCRLMISAGELTLPMEAGLVEFTKISRKLNMKWDNLRKELEGFSAMACSCKGGRITIEEFARFLKLSISPALEELFALFDRNGDGTIDFREYVIGLTILCRPANTEEVLVMAFKLFDIDEDDKITREEFTALLRSALGVSDLNMAKLFKEIDADGSGFITFNEFQAFATTHPEYAKLFTTYLELQRYQAIQEACPGDLQLSGQTSSEENQEDSTSDKKDD from the exons ATGCCGCCACAGCGAGTATTCCCCCTGCCGAGGCAACAATCCCTGCTGCTGCCTGCGGTCATCAACCCGTTTGTTCAAGACACCAAACTCACCAAAGCCGCTGTAATCAAA TGTGTCCTCCTGGGAATCTTCCTGGTCCCGGTTCGAGCCATCCTGATTTCCCTGGTTCTCATGGTGACATGGCCAGTGTCTGTTATCATAACCTTCAAGCATCCTCTGAAAGGAGCTGTGGAGCCAATGAGAGGATGGAGACG GTTCATGTGTCGGAGAGTGATGGCCGCCTTGGGGAGGGCTTACTACTTCTGCATGGGTTTCAGAGTGGTGATTAAGGGCAAGCAGGTCAACAGCAGCGAGGCGCCCATCCTGGCCGTGGCCCCCCACTCCACTTTTTTTGATGGCATTGTGTGTATTGTTGCTGGCCTGCCCTCCACCGTCTCTCGTGTAGAAAACCTGGCTACACCCATCTTTGGCA GGTTTGTGCGCTGTCTTCAGCCTGTGCTGGTGTCCAGGAAGGACCCAGATTCCAGGAAGAATACAATCCAAGAGATCGACAGCAGAGCCAAGTCAGGGGGCCACTGGCCTCAG GTCCTCATATTTCCAGAGGGAACGTGTACAAATCGTTCATGTCTAATAACTTTCAAACAAG GTGCCTTTATCCCAGGGGTCCCTGTGCAGCCTATACTTATGAGGTATCCCAATAAACTG GACACAGTGTCTTGGACTTGGCAGGGTTTCGGCGC GATGAAACTGCTACTTTTGACTCTGTGCCAGCTGTACACCACTGTAGAGATAGAG ttcttGCCACCACATATccccacagaggaggagaagaaaacccCTTCTCTGTTTGCGAGCAGAGTGCGAGACTCTATGGCCCA AGCTTTGGGAGTGCCAGTCACAGATCACACGTATGAGGACTGTCGTCTGATGATTTCAGCTGGCGAGCTGACGCTGCCCATGGAGGCAGGCCTGGTTGAGTTCACCAAAATAAGCCGGAAACTCAA TATGAAGTGGGACAACTTGAGGAAGGAGCTAGAGGGCTTCTCAGCTATGGCCTGCTCGTGTAAAGGAGGGCGGATCACTATCGAGGAGTTTGCCAGATTCCTGAAGCTATCCATCAGCCCGGCACTTGAGGAGCTGTTTGCACTGTTTGACAGA AACGGAGATGGCACCATAGACTTCAGAGAGTATGTCATTGGTTTGACCATCCTGTGTCGACCAGCTAACACTGAAGAGGTTCTTGTAATGGCTTTCAAG ctgtttgataTAGACGAGGATGACAAGATCACTCGAGAGGAGTTTACTGCCCTGCTGCGCTCAGCTCTGGGTGTGTCAGATCTCAACATGGCTAAGCTCTTCAAGGAGATTGATGCTGATGGCTCCGGTTTCATCACCTTCA aTGAATTTCAAGCCTTTGCCACGACGCACCCGGAGTATGCCAAACTCTTCACCACCTATCTTGAGCTTCAGAGATACCAGGCCATTCAGGAGGCGTGTCCAGGTGATCTCCAACTGTCCGGTCAGACCAGTTCAGAAGAAAATCAGGAAGACAGCACCTCTGACAAAAAAGATGACTGA